The Benincasa hispida cultivar B227 chromosome 9, ASM972705v1, whole genome shotgun sequence genome has a segment encoding these proteins:
- the LOC120085978 gene encoding glyoxylate/hydroxypyruvate reductase A HPR2-like: MWGIETLRAHDLKLRSLVKIRKMERIGVAMTTPMSSYLEQQLEQRFNVFKLWKHPVDSKDAQLIRAIVCSTQSGADANLIDSFPGLEIVATFSMGLDKVDLRRCMEKGIKVTNTPDVLTDDVADVAIGLALAVSRKICECDRFVRSGSWLKREFGLTTRFSGKSVGIIGLGRIGSAIAKRAQAFGCPINYFSRTEKQHHRGNYKYFPTVLDLAANSQILFVSCALTEQTKHIVNRQVIDALGPYGILINVGRGAHVDESELISALLEGRLGGAGLDVFENEPHIPQQLLHLQNTVLLPHVGSDTIDTNNAMADLVIANLEAHFTNQPLITPCCHKSQM; encoded by the exons ATGTGGGGAATTGAAACACTCAGAGCTCACGACCTAAAACTAAGAAGTTTggttaaaataagaaaaatggaGCGCATAGGAGTTGCAATGACGACCCCAATGTCGAGTTACCTTGAACAACAACTTGAACAACGCTTCAAtgtcttcaagctttggaagCATCCTGTGGACTCCAAAGATGCCCAATTAATCAGAGCAATAGTCTGCAGCACCCAGTCCGGCGCCGACGCTAATTTGATCGACTCCTTCCCCGGTTTGGAAATCGTAGCGACCTTCAGTATGGGACTGGACAAGGTCGATTTGCGAAGATGTATGGAGAAGGGGATTAAGGTTACGAATACTCCCGACGTTTTGACCGACGATGTCGCCGATGTTGCAATTGGACTCGCCTTAGCCGTTTCCAGAAAGATTTGTGAGTGTGATAGGTTCGTTAGGAGTGGTTCCTGGCTCAAACGCGAGTTCGGATTGACAACAAGG TTCAGTGGCAAATCAGTAGGAATAATTGGATTGGGAAGGATTGGTTCAGCCATAGCCAAGAGAGCACAAGCATTTGGTTGTCCCATCAATTATTTCTCAAGGACTGAAAAGCAACACCACAGGGGTAATTACAAATACTTCCCCACTGTCCTAGACTTGGCTGCAAATTCCCAGATTCTGTTTGTATCATGTGCTCTAACTGAACAAACAAAGCACATTGTGAACAGACAAGTAATTGATGCATTGGGACCATATGGCATTCTTATCAACGTCGGACGCGGTGCTCATGTCGACGAGTCCGAGCTCATCTCTGCACTGCTCGAAGGTCGTTTAGGAGGAGCGGGACTAGATGTATTTGAAAATGAGCCCCATATTCCTCAACAgctgcttcatcttcaaaacaCAGTTCTTCTCCCTCATGTGGGATCTGATACCATTGACACTAACAACGCAATGGCTGACCTTGTCATTGCTAATTTGGAGGCACATTTCACGAATCAACCTCTCATAACTCCT TGCTGCCATAAATCTCAAATGTAA